One window of the Archaeoglobus sulfaticallidus PM70-1 genome contains the following:
- a CDS encoding inorganic phosphate transporter: MIETLFIVTLLVSIYMAWNIGANDAANSMATSYGSGALTLRQIIIIAGILEFSGAFLFGSRVTKTVGKGIVPIEHLDPTIVTIGALSAILSAGLWITIATYYHLPVSTSHSIVGAMLGFGFAAVAEDLIPLESIKWGVLYKIALSWVVSPLTGALLAFIIFSLIRIFILSNMDVDKVEGVFRYLQVLTACYVAFAHGSNDVANAVGPISATFGFSETPSWILALGGLGIAIGVATWGYRVIETVGKRITELTPTRGFSAEFATATTVLSASYFGMPISTTHTLVGSVLGVGFAGGLASVDISVVKRIIYSWVLTIPAAATLTITIYTLMVVFI, encoded by the coding sequence ATGATCGAAACGCTGTTCATCGTCACACTGCTCGTATCAATATATATGGCCTGGAACATAGGCGCCAATGACGCTGCGAACTCGATGGCAACATCTTACGGAAGTGGAGCTTTAACGCTGAGGCAGATAATAATCATCGCTGGAATTCTGGAATTTTCTGGAGCTTTTCTGTTCGGTAGCAGGGTAACGAAGACTGTTGGAAAGGGTATAGTTCCAATAGAGCATCTTGATCCCACAATAGTTACGATTGGTGCTTTATCGGCCATTCTGTCTGCGGGGCTCTGGATAACGATCGCGACATACTATCATCTTCCTGTGTCAACATCTCACTCAATTGTTGGTGCTATGCTTGGATTTGGCTTTGCCGCGGTTGCAGAGGATCTGATACCTCTTGAGAGCATCAAGTGGGGAGTTCTGTATAAAATAGCTTTGAGCTGGGTTGTATCTCCTCTTACTGGAGCTTTACTGGCTTTTATAATATTCTCTCTTATAAGGATTTTCATTTTGTCTAATATGGATGTTGATAAGGTTGAAGGTGTTTTCAGGTATCTTCAGGTTTTAACCGCATGCTATGTCGCTTTTGCTCATGGTAGCAACGATGTTGCCAATGCTGTTGGGCCCATATCGGCGACCTTTGGCTTCTCAGAAACACCTTCATGGATTTTGGCTCTTGGAGGCTTGGGTATAGCCATCGGAGTTGCTACATGGGGTTACAGGGTTATCGAGACGGTTGGAAAGAGAATAACTGAGTTAACTCCTACAAGAGGTTTTTCAGCGGAATTCGCAACCGCAACTACGGTTCTGTCAGCCTCATACTTCGGAATGCCGATCTCCACGACCCATACTCTTGTGGGGAGCGTTCTGGGAGTTGGATTTGCTGGAGGATTGGCAAGTGTTGACATAAGTGTGGTTAAAAGAATTATATACTCTTGGGTACTAACAATTCCAGCAGCAGCAACCCTCACGATAACGATATATACGCTAATGGTGGTGTTCATATGA
- a CDS encoding ATP-binding protein — protein MSSISNPESANSEPKQIAIISGKGGTGKTTFSALIHSIEGCVIADCDVDAPNLHILLNPEILEVEEYYASKKARILQDKCSSCGLCYEVCRFNAIFDNPYTVNDKRCEGCGFCYSACPEKAIVMETVKTGEIYKSKTRYGHFVHALLKAGEENTGRLVTEVRQRAKKIAEDMNFEFVIVDAPPGVGCPVMASLTDVDVAIVISEPTLSGLNDLKRILDLCDHFGVKAFVTVNKYDLNESMALKIRDYCESREVEFLGFIPFDKDLIEQVSNLKYPFDGTAAEKMSECWKTVRGRLL, from the coding sequence ATGTCTTCAATTTCGAATCCCGAGTCAGCAAATTCAGAGCCAAAACAGATTGCGATAATCAGTGGAAAGGGTGGAACGGGGAAGACGACCTTCTCCGCATTGATACACAGCATTGAAGGTTGTGTAATTGCAGATTGTGATGTAGATGCTCCGAACCTTCACATACTCCTAAATCCGGAGATTTTGGAAGTTGAGGAATATTATGCAAGCAAGAAAGCCAGAATACTGCAGGATAAATGCTCCTCATGTGGATTGTGTTATGAAGTGTGTAGATTCAATGCGATTTTCGATAATCCATATACAGTCAACGATAAAAGATGTGAAGGTTGTGGATTTTGCTACAGTGCATGTCCGGAAAAAGCTATTGTGATGGAAACTGTGAAAACGGGAGAGATATACAAATCCAAAACGAGATATGGTCACTTCGTTCACGCTTTACTGAAAGCCGGGGAGGAGAATACGGGGAGGCTTGTTACAGAAGTTAGGCAAAGGGCAAAGAAGATCGCTGAGGATATGAACTTTGAGTTTGTCATTGTGGATGCACCTCCAGGAGTTGGATGCCCTGTGATGGCATCACTTACCGATGTAGACGTTGCAATAGTAATTTCAGAGCCTACACTCTCGGGTTTGAATGATTTGAAGAGAATTCTCGATCTTTGCGATCACTTCGGGGTTAAGGCCTTTGTTACCGTGAACAAATATGACTTAAATGAGTCGATGGCTTTGAAAATTAGAGATTATTGTGAGAGTAGGGAAGTGGAGTTTTTAGGGTTCATTCCTTTTGATAAAGATTTAATTGAGCAAGTTTCAAATCTAAAATATCCGTTTGATGGTACAGCCGCAGAAAAGATGTCTGAGTGCTGGAAAACTGTCAGGGGAAGGTTGTTGTAG
- a CDS encoding ABC transporter permease, with amino-acid sequence MSVVTVAKKEFVDHITSKRFLMFLAIILLLTVFSFLQGIGDYRATRISVMEFFGFSGTIGLSSFGSLLGLAMGFDLISKEREGGSLKTLLSHPVYRDQIINGKALGALMAITLVVFLNTVIGLGIVLIKGFTPTIDDMIAIVKFALLTIAYIFTFFSISLLTSTTSKNSGSSLVKAIAIFIVLSFVIPFIGSIVSNYIVGPPPDVYTHEVPIRVGDDKAKYEEIQRKMEERERILNEYYKKKRAISELFEIFSPGMNYMKLISKISESNMFFESEDVTKNFVGFVVLPVVMFTLSYIRFLRSEIT; translated from the coding sequence GTGAGTGTTGTTACGGTGGCGAAAAAAGAGTTCGTGGATCACATAACGAGCAAGAGATTTCTAATGTTTCTGGCAATAATACTGCTCCTTACAGTATTCTCTTTCCTCCAGGGGATTGGAGACTACAGAGCCACAAGAATATCGGTAATGGAATTTTTTGGATTCAGTGGTACGATCGGCCTATCATCTTTCGGATCTCTGCTCGGCCTTGCCATGGGATTCGACCTGATCTCAAAGGAGAGGGAGGGCGGCTCACTCAAGACCCTGCTATCCCATCCAGTTTACAGAGATCAGATAATCAACGGAAAGGCTCTGGGAGCTTTGATGGCTATAACACTGGTTGTTTTTCTCAACACTGTAATTGGATTAGGAATCGTGCTGATCAAAGGATTTACTCCAACGATAGATGATATGATAGCGATAGTAAAGTTCGCTTTGCTGACAATAGCATACATCTTCACATTCTTCTCGATCAGCCTGCTAACCTCAACAACCTCAAAAAACTCTGGAAGTTCACTTGTCAAAGCCATTGCCATTTTTATAGTCCTATCCTTCGTGATACCGTTCATAGGCTCGATCGTCTCAAACTACATCGTGGGTCCACCTCCAGATGTTTATACCCATGAGGTTCCCATCAGGGTTGGAGATGACAAAGCAAAGTATGAGGAAATTCAGAGAAAAATGGAGGAGCGAGAGAGGATTTTAAACGAGTACTACAAAAAGAAGAGAGCTATCAGTGAGCTATTCGAGATCTTCTCTCCCGGAATGAATTATATGAAGCTTATATCAAAAATATCAGAAAGTAACATGTTTTTTGAGAGTGAAGATGTAACAAAGAATTTCGTCGGCTTTGTTGTTCTGCCAGTAGTCATGTTCACTTTAAGCTATATCAGGTTCTTAAGGAGTGAGATAACATGA
- the icd gene encoding isocitrate dehydrogenase (NADP(+)): MEYEKVKPPEQGEKIEYEDGKLKVPDNPIIPYFEGDGIGKDVVPAAIMVLDEAAKLYGKEISWFKVYAGEDAYRLYGKYLPDDTINAIREFRVALKGPLTTPVGGGFRSLNVTIRQMLDLYANVRPIYYLNGVPSPIRHPEKVDMVIFRENTEDVYSGVEWPRGSEGALKVIKFLADELGVNIREDSGIGIKPISEFATKRLVRMAIQYAIDNNRESVTLVHKGNIMKYTEGAFRDWGYEVAREEFGDVTITETELWENYGGEAKGKIVIKDRIADNMFQQILTRTDEYDVLAMPNLNGDYMSDAAAAMVGGLGIAPGSNIGDGIGVFEPIHGSAPKYAGQNKVNPTAEILTGALMFEYLGWKEASEMIKKAVEKTIQSGIVTYDIHRHIGGNLVGTREFAAEVVKNLQNL, from the coding sequence ATGGAGTACGAGAAAGTTAAGCCACCAGAACAGGGAGAAAAAATTGAGTACGAGGACGGAAAGCTCAAGGTTCCAGATAATCCGATTATACCTTATTTCGAGGGAGATGGAATTGGAAAGGATGTTGTTCCCGCAGCTATAATGGTTCTGGATGAAGCTGCGAAACTTTATGGCAAAGAAATTTCATGGTTTAAGGTTTATGCTGGAGAGGATGCTTACAGGCTTTACGGGAAGTACCTGCCGGATGATACGATAAATGCGATAAGGGAGTTCAGGGTTGCTTTGAAAGGACCGCTGACAACTCCCGTGGGCGGAGGATTCAGGAGCCTGAATGTAACGATAAGACAGATGCTCGACCTGTATGCGAATGTAAGGCCAATCTACTATCTGAACGGCGTTCCAAGTCCGATAAGACATCCTGAGAAGGTTGATATGGTCATCTTCAGGGAGAACACGGAGGATGTCTATTCCGGTGTGGAGTGGCCTAGAGGAAGTGAGGGAGCACTCAAGGTTATAAAATTTCTGGCTGATGAGCTTGGAGTGAATATAAGGGAGGATTCTGGAATAGGAATAAAGCCGATAAGTGAGTTCGCAACCAAAAGGCTCGTGAGGATGGCGATACAGTATGCAATAGACAACAATAGAGAGAGCGTTACCTTGGTTCATAAGGGAAATATAATGAAGTACACCGAGGGAGCCTTCAGGGACTGGGGCTATGAGGTGGCAAGAGAGGAATTTGGGGATGTAACGATAACAGAAACAGAGCTGTGGGAGAATTATGGCGGTGAGGCTAAGGGCAAGATCGTGATAAAAGACAGAATAGCGGACAACATGTTCCAGCAAATCCTTACAAGAACAGACGAGTACGATGTGCTTGCGATGCCGAATCTCAATGGAGATTACATGAGCGATGCAGCCGCTGCGATGGTTGGAGGACTTGGCATAGCTCCGGGATCCAACATAGGTGATGGAATCGGTGTTTTTGAGCCAATACATGGATCCGCTCCGAAGTATGCGGGACAGAACAAAGTTAATCCAACTGCTGAAATCCTCACAGGAGCTTTGATGTTCGAGTACCTCGGATGGAAGGAAGCGAGTGAGATGATCAAAAAGGCTGTGGAAAAAACTATTCAGAGCGGTATCGTGACTTACGACATTCACAGGCACATTGGAGGCAACCTCGTTGGAACGAGGGAATTCGCTGCGGAGGTTGTGAAGAACCTTCAGAACCTTTAA
- the larE gene encoding ATP-dependent sacrificial sulfur transferase LarE: MNPEKEIAKIREEIASLEGKKVVAFSGGADSTLVAYICKMVDEDSVAVTIKGEAIPEREIEYAKMLAEKLGLNHRILELSQLKIPGFMQNPPERCYYCKKAMIYRTMVEFPKAKILDGSNASDFSDYRPGIKAIKDLGVISPLKNYTKEQVRELAKQLKLPNWDKPPASCTATRVQFNHQITKDLLSRIERAEDRLLELGFRVVRVRVYQTFNGDDVRLQVAEDEVSRAFEIRKEIASILREFGFSRVALDVEGYRVL, translated from the coding sequence ATGAATCCGGAAAAAGAGATAGCAAAAATCAGGGAGGAGATTGCAAGCTTAGAGGGAAAAAAGGTTGTTGCATTCAGTGGAGGGGCTGATTCAACCTTGGTTGCGTACATATGCAAGATGGTTGATGAGGACAGCGTTGCGGTGACGATAAAGGGGGAAGCCATTCCAGAAAGGGAGATAGAGTACGCAAAGATGCTTGCAGAAAAGCTTGGCCTGAACCACAGAATTCTGGAGCTTTCACAGCTTAAAATACCCGGATTCATGCAGAATCCACCAGAGAGGTGTTACTACTGCAAGAAGGCCATGATCTACCGAACCATGGTCGAGTTCCCGAAGGCTAAGATACTGGACGGCAGCAACGCAAGCGATTTCTCCGACTACAGACCGGGGATAAAGGCTATAAAGGATTTGGGCGTCATAAGTCCCTTAAAGAACTACACCAAAGAGCAGGTCAGGGAGCTTGCAAAACAGTTAAAGCTTCCAAACTGGGATAAGCCTCCAGCCTCATGCACGGCTACGAGAGTTCAGTTCAACCACCAGATAACCAAGGATCTGCTCAGCAGGATCGAAAGAGCCGAGGACAGGTTGCTGGAGCTGGGATTCAGGGTTGTCAGGGTTAGAGTTTACCAGACATTCAATGGAGATGATGTCAGGCTACAGGTTGCTGAGGATGAGGTGAGCAGAGCATTTGAGATAAGAAAGGAGATAGCAAGCATTCTCAGGGAGTTTGGTTTCAGCCGTGTGGCTCTGGATGTGGAGGGTTACAGGGTTCTGTGA
- a CDS encoding ABC transporter ATP-binding protein, with product MMIVIQNLTKIFGKFKALDNLNLEIDDNEVFGFLGPNGAGKTTTINILMGMLQPTSGRVEISGIDVVRNPFEVKKICGYLPERVGFYDNMTARQNLLYFSEFYKIPKNEALKEIDDLLELVGLADSADKKVGEFSKGMKQRLGMANALLNDPEVIFLDEPTSGLDPKGSADFRKIIKMKKKEGKTIFFSSHILSEVKEVCEVVGIISKGRLIAKGRIDELGKDNVRILVEADPKPDPSIFEDFGEVKAENDRFWIISDRDCRTEISKKLFEEGYLIKELHLEEQNLEEIYLSLVEGEA from the coding sequence ATGATGATAGTTATCCAAAACCTAACAAAAATTTTTGGCAAATTTAAAGCTCTCGATAATTTAAATCTGGAAATTGATGATAACGAGGTTTTCGGATTTTTAGGCCCGAATGGTGCTGGAAAGACCACAACGATAAACATACTAATGGGCATGCTCCAGCCAACCTCTGGCAGAGTTGAGATATCCGGTATAGATGTTGTGAGAAATCCCTTTGAAGTTAAGAAAATCTGCGGGTATTTGCCAGAAAGAGTGGGATTCTACGATAACATGACTGCCCGACAAAACCTGCTGTACTTTTCAGAATTCTACAAAATTCCGAAAAACGAGGCTCTCAAGGAGATCGATGACTTGCTTGAGCTTGTTGGCCTTGCGGATTCTGCGGACAAAAAGGTTGGAGAGTTCAGCAAGGGTATGAAGCAGAGGCTAGGAATGGCCAACGCCCTCCTGAACGATCCCGAAGTTATATTTCTTGATGAGCCGACATCCGGTCTCGATCCGAAGGGTTCCGCAGATTTCAGGAAGATAATAAAGATGAAAAAGAAGGAAGGAAAGACAATATTCTTCTCATCCCACATTCTATCGGAAGTTAAAGAGGTCTGCGAGGTTGTCGGAATAATCTCGAAAGGCAGGCTAATTGCCAAAGGCAGGATCGATGAACTCGGCAAGGATAATGTGAGGATCCTGGTTGAGGCTGATCCAAAGCCCGATCCTTCCATATTCGAGGATTTTGGGGAAGTTAAAGCTGAAAATGACAGATTCTGGATAATTTCTGATAGAGATTGCAGAACTGAGATCTCAAAAAAGCTTTTTGAGGAGGGTTACCTAATAAAAGAACTCCATCTTGAGGAGCAAAATCTCGAGGAGATCTACCTTAGCCTTGTGGAGGGAGAGGCGTGA
- the larB gene encoding nickel pincer cofactor biosynthesis protein LarB, with protein MDIKEFRRILEIAKGKPDFMDELNRFFYEQIEDFAKLDHLRIERAGKPEAIYAEGKSPEEVVKIIKNALKHLKGVLVTRASKEQIEEIKKEFRDRKLDISERSGTVIVGEKREVIGKVAIISAGTSDIPVAEEAVKTCEFLGLEVKKYYDAGVAGIHRLIKPIKEINSDSVDSVIVVAGMEGALPSVVAGLVDVPVIAVPTSIGYGVSLGGLTALFSMLQSCSSGVAVVNIDNGFGAGVFAYLISRTIRKRLKS; from the coding sequence ATGGACATCAAAGAATTCAGGAGAATCCTTGAGATCGCAAAAGGCAAGCCAGATTTTATGGATGAACTTAACAGATTCTTCTACGAGCAGATAGAGGATTTCGCCAAGCTCGATCACCTCAGAATAGAGAGGGCCGGAAAGCCTGAAGCAATCTATGCTGAAGGGAAAAGCCCTGAAGAGGTCGTGAAGATAATAAAAAACGCCCTCAAACACCTGAAGGGTGTTCTGGTTACGAGAGCAAGCAAGGAGCAGATTGAGGAGATAAAGAAGGAGTTCAGAGACCGCAAGCTTGACATCTCTGAGAGATCAGGAACTGTTATTGTCGGAGAGAAGAGGGAGGTTATAGGAAAGGTCGCCATCATCTCCGCCGGAACATCTGACATTCCTGTTGCTGAGGAGGCTGTCAAGACATGCGAGTTTCTCGGGCTGGAGGTTAAGAAGTACTACGATGCCGGAGTTGCTGGAATACACAGGCTGATAAAACCCATCAAAGAGATAAACAGCGATAGTGTTGATTCCGTTATAGTGGTAGCAGGTATGGAGGGTGCTCTGCCATCGGTTGTTGCAGGACTTGTTGATGTTCCTGTAATTGCTGTTCCAACCTCGATTGGATATGGTGTTAGTTTAGGCGGTTTAACCGCTCTCTTCTCAATGCTCCAGAGCTGTTCCTCCGGAGTTGCGGTTGTCAATATAGATAACGGTTTTGGAGCGGGTGTTTTCGCTTATCTTATAAGCAGAACAATTCGTAAAAGGTTGAAATCATGA
- a CDS encoding formate--phosphoribosylaminoimidazolecarboxamide ligase: MKELDRLRKEILDVLNSYDHEKIAIATLGSHSALNILKGAKEEGFRTVCICREKERIIYESFGVADEIIEIDDYSDLLRKDLQREIADMNGILIPHGSFNAYIGKLDELKLPIFGNRELMYWETVREMQDRWLNSALSSAGLRTPRIIERPEDIDGLCIVKFPGAKGGKGYFLATGYDDFLQKSEQMLKQGLIEEKDLKEVFIQEYIVGANVYFSYFYSPVFSRVELIAVDRRYESNVDGLGRIPAEIQMKMEFSPTYTVVGNYPVVLRESLLSQVLRAGEAVVEVSKEIAYPGMVGPFCLEAVFNENAEMIVFEISARIVAGTNVGIPASPYSYILFGENMYMGKRIAREIKLALEQDMLEELIF, translated from the coding sequence ATGAAAGAGCTTGATAGGTTAAGGAAAGAAATACTGGATGTTTTGAACTCGTATGATCACGAGAAGATAGCAATAGCAACCCTCGGCAGCCATTCAGCCCTGAACATACTTAAAGGAGCTAAGGAGGAGGGTTTCAGAACCGTATGCATTTGCAGAGAGAAGGAAAGGATAATTTACGAAAGCTTTGGTGTTGCTGATGAGATAATTGAAATAGATGATTATTCAGATTTACTCAGAAAAGACCTGCAAAGAGAGATTGCAGACATGAACGGAATTCTGATCCCTCATGGATCATTCAACGCATACATAGGGAAACTGGATGAGCTCAAGCTTCCGATATTCGGCAACAGGGAGCTTATGTACTGGGAGACCGTGAGGGAGATGCAGGACAGATGGCTGAACTCTGCCCTGAGTTCTGCCGGATTGAGGACTCCGAGGATAATTGAAAGGCCGGAGGATATCGATGGTTTGTGTATAGTCAAGTTTCCGGGAGCGAAAGGCGGCAAGGGATACTTTCTTGCCACAGGATATGATGATTTCCTCCAGAAATCCGAACAGATGCTTAAGCAGGGTTTGATAGAGGAGAAAGATCTGAAAGAGGTTTTCATTCAGGAGTACATAGTTGGAGCGAATGTCTATTTCTCTTACTTTTACTCTCCAGTTTTCAGCAGGGTGGAGCTTATAGCAGTCGATAGGAGATACGAGTCAAATGTGGATGGACTTGGAAGAATTCCGGCTGAGATTCAGATGAAAATGGAATTTTCACCAACATATACGGTTGTAGGAAACTATCCCGTTGTGCTGAGGGAGAGCCTGCTCTCTCAGGTTCTTAGGGCTGGAGAGGCTGTGGTTGAGGTTTCAAAGGAGATAGCCTATCCTGGGATGGTTGGGCCTTTCTGCTTGGAGGCTGTGTTCAACGAGAACGCTGAGATGATCGTTTTCGAGATATCAGCAAGAATCGTTGCTGGAACCAATGTTGGAATTCCAGCATCTCCATATTCCTACATACTGTTCGGAGAGAACATGTACATGGGCAAGAGAATAGCTAGAGAGATAAAGCTTGCTTTAGAGCAAGATATGCTTGAGGAGCTGATATTTTAG
- a CDS encoding COG1470 family protein, which yields MTKKKYLFVGVLILALLTVGSLQTSIKSINAIPGQTVTFDLTIRNDGESTRDYMLSYNAPSGFNGRFLVNGVEVKEISLSPYSSITVQFEVDVPDDLNEGIYNIWVSAGGQERLEINIVNVEKPLRITSSITGIKVEAGDEVSFPLNVENRLNAYYPVDLSCKVPEKWECRFFYGDNQVYKIVLGPKETRTIYFRVESDSSADVGEYAVKPILGKQSITLNIEITKTHKGENGVLILKVSDKDGKPVTNAEVKINNETFYTSGDGSALIEVPDGSYKVKISKDGYYDKEVDVEIKAGKEIEKSVLLEKKAYFVEISVSNPKITSIIGYENPMFRLKIENIGYADGTYTLSVSGLPENFYARFKESADSPESISEVFIKGGESKDVYLEVIVPPRAKVGTYNLTVHVEGYCSATKNLTLNLKGEYRVYFEPVGGRYLIISEPGAEVKYQGLLRNTGIGADITNIEISVDAPEGWKVNVDPSSSPALKAGDFLPINIQAKIPPNTIPSEYKLKLKIKSDQLEETEEIKVVVREKSFSWIIGGIVILSAVVLLVVIFRKFGRR from the coding sequence ATGACCAAAAAGAAGTACCTGTTTGTGGGAGTTTTGATATTGGCTCTGCTGACAGTTGGTTCGCTTCAAACATCGATTAAGAGCATAAATGCAATTCCCGGGCAGACAGTAACCTTTGATCTAACTATCCGAAACGATGGAGAGAGCACAAGAGACTATATGCTTTCATATAATGCACCTTCAGGATTTAACGGGAGGTTTCTCGTAAATGGTGTTGAGGTAAAGGAAATCTCTCTGAGCCCGTATTCCTCCATAACCGTCCAGTTCGAAGTGGATGTGCCAGATGATTTAAATGAGGGCATATACAACATCTGGGTCTCTGCTGGAGGGCAGGAGAGGCTTGAGATCAACATAGTGAATGTCGAAAAGCCTCTCAGAATAACCTCATCGATTACAGGCATAAAAGTTGAAGCGGGAGATGAGGTTTCCTTCCCGTTAAATGTCGAGAACAGACTGAATGCATACTATCCTGTTGATCTTAGCTGCAAGGTTCCAGAAAAATGGGAGTGCAGATTCTTCTATGGAGATAATCAGGTTTACAAAATAGTTCTTGGCCCAAAAGAAACCAGAACGATCTATTTCAGGGTTGAAAGTGATAGCTCTGCTGATGTTGGAGAATATGCCGTAAAGCCCATTCTCGGCAAGCAATCAATCACCCTGAATATCGAAATAACAAAGACCCACAAGGGCGAGAACGGTGTGCTGATACTGAAAGTATCAGATAAGGATGGAAAACCCGTCACCAACGCTGAAGTGAAGATCAACAACGAGACCTTCTACACATCAGGAGATGGTTCCGCACTGATAGAGGTTCCTGATGGATCGTACAAAGTCAAAATCAGTAAAGATGGATATTACGATAAAGAGGTCGATGTTGAAATAAAAGCCGGTAAGGAGATTGAGAAGTCCGTGCTTTTGGAGAAGAAAGCATACTTTGTTGAGATCTCAGTCAGCAATCCAAAAATAACATCAATAATTGGATATGAAAATCCGATGTTCAGGCTTAAAATAGAAAACATAGGCTACGCTGACGGAACATATACACTATCTGTTTCCGGACTGCCAGAGAACTTCTATGCCAGATTCAAAGAGAGTGCAGATTCTCCAGAGAGTATTTCAGAAGTTTTCATTAAGGGAGGGGAATCAAAGGATGTCTATCTGGAAGTTATCGTTCCTCCAAGAGCAAAAGTCGGTACCTACAATCTTACTGTACATGTCGAGGGTTACTGCTCTGCAACGAAAAATCTAACTCTAAACCTGAAAGGAGAGTACAGAGTATATTTCGAACCTGTTGGAGGCAGATATCTGATAATCTCCGAGCCGGGAGCGGAGGTTAAATATCAAGGGCTTCTAAGAAACACAGGTATAGGAGCAGATATAACAAACATAGAGATCTCAGTAGATGCTCCTGAGGGTTGGAAGGTAAATGTTGATCCTTCATCCTCTCCTGCCCTGAAAGCCGGAGACTTTCTGCCCATAAATATTCAGGCTAAGATCCCACCCAACACGATTCCAAGCGAGTACAAGCTTAAGCTCAAAATAAAGTCAGATCAGTTAGAGGAAACTGAGGAGATCAAGGTCGTTGTAAGGGAGAAGAGTTTCTCATGGATAATAGGTGGCATAGTAATCCTGAGTGCTGTAGTGCTGCTTGTGGTGATATTCAGAAAGTTCGGACGGAGATGA
- a CDS encoding TIGR00153 family protein — MRFIRSITDVFGYSPFKTIHKHSEYCVVAIDHLLDQFEAFVMGDMASVEKIEMEIDTLEHEADKLKAEVRTHVTKSLRLPVDRQDLLTFLAFQDEIINYTEHVCHMFTYKIVENMDKDVEKKLRNLLYKLNEIVCLYEEMIDDMLEWIARSLSKKEIGGILEKVDKIEKTEHECDKVQIALHKKLFNSDMEFLDIILLRNIVIHLGEIANSTARASDSLRTMVLGR; from the coding sequence ATGAGGTTCATAAGATCTATCACCGATGTGTTTGGATACTCACCCTTTAAGACGATTCACAAGCACAGTGAGTACTGTGTTGTAGCGATCGATCATTTGCTCGATCAGTTTGAAGCCTTTGTAATGGGAGATATGGCTTCCGTCGAGAAAATTGAAATGGAGATAGACACGCTCGAGCATGAGGCAGATAAGCTGAAAGCTGAAGTCAGAACTCATGTTACGAAATCCCTGAGACTTCCGGTCGATAGACAGGACCTTCTGACATTTTTGGCATTTCAGGACGAGATAATTAACTATACGGAGCATGTCTGCCACATGTTCACATACAAGATCGTGGAGAACATGGATAAGGATGTGGAGAAGAAGCTGAGAAATCTGCTCTACAAGCTCAACGAAATCGTTTGCCTGTATGAAGAGATGATCGATGACATGCTGGAATGGATCGCGAGGTCGCTCAGCAAAAAGGAGATCGGGGGGATACTTGAAAAGGTTGACAAAATTGAAAAAACAGAGCATGAGTGTGATAAAGTGCAAATAGCTCTGCACAAGAAGCTTTTCAACAGCGATATGGAGTTTCTTGACATAATTCTGCTCAGGAACATAGTGATACACCTCGGAGAGATAGCCAACAGCACGGCAAGAGCCTCAGATTCGTTGAGGACGATGGTTCTCGGAAGATAG